In Acidobacteriota bacterium, the following proteins share a genomic window:
- a CDS encoding helix-turn-helix transcriptional regulator: MPRREAAPDAESFLPLHRDTFHILVSLADRDRHGYAVMQDVLERTNGKLRLSPSSLYASIRRLLEQRLIEELAERPDPAHDDERRRYYRLTRLGRDVAKAEARRLERLLGDARATGLLPRRT, from the coding sequence ATGCCGAGGCGAGAAGCCGCTCCTGACGCCGAGTCGTTCCTTCCACTACATCGAGACACCTTCCACATCCTCGTATCGCTGGCCGACCGCGATCGGCACGGATACGCCGTGATGCAGGACGTTCTCGAGCGAACGAATGGCAAGTTGCGCCTCAGCCCGAGCAGCCTCTATGCGTCCATCCGCAGGCTCCTCGAACAGAGACTCATCGAGGAGCTGGCCGAGCGGCCCGATCCCGCCCACGACGACGAACGCCGGCGTTACTACCGTCTCACGCGCCTCGGCCGCGATGTGGCCAAGGCGGAAGCTCGCCGGCTGGAGCGCCTGCTGGGTGATGCGCGTGCCACCGGACTGCTGCCGCGACGGACATGA